The following is a genomic window from Halobacterium sp. R2-5.
CGACGGCGAACGTCCGGACGTGTGCGGCGAGCAGCCCGGCGACGAGCGTGAGTGTGACAGCCAGCGCAACTGCGTAGAGGGCGAGTGTGCGACGCCGGATCACAGCGGCTCGTCGTCGACGGCCGCCAAAAACCTGTACGCGGGATGGGATGTCCCGTCCGCGAAACCAAACGGATTTTAAGCGACCGCGTGTAAGCGAGAGACAACAGAGCTGATTTAGCCTATGGAGATGCCACGCCGATTCAACAGCTACTGCCCGCACTGTGACGAACACAACCAGATCGAGGTCGAGAAGGTCCGCACCGGCCGCTCGTCCGGCATGAAGTGGGACGCTCGCCGCACGAAGCGCGCGAACGGCACCATCGGGAACCACGGCCGCTTCTCGAAGGTCCCGGTCGGCAACAAGCCGACGAAGAAGACGGACCTCAAGTACCGCTGCAACGAGTGCGGTAACGCCCACCTCCGCGAGGGATGGCGCACCGGCCGTCTCACCCTTCAGGACTAACGATGGCGGGAGGATTCTTCAAGGTCGAGTGTCCGGACTGCGAGAACGAACAGGTCGTCTTCGGGAAGGCCTCCTCGGAGGTCGCCTGCGCCGTCTGCGGAACGACGCTCGCGCGTCCGACCGGCGGTGAGGCGGAGTTCACGG
Proteins encoded in this region:
- a CDS encoding 50S ribosomal protein L44e, which translates into the protein MEMPRRFNSYCPHCDEHNQIEVEKVRTGRSSGMKWDARRTKRANGTIGNHGRFSKVPVGNKPTKKTDLKYRCNECGNAHLREGWRTGRLTLQD
- a CDS encoding 30S ribosomal protein S27e, which encodes MAGGFFKVECPDCENEQVVFGKASSEVACAVCGTTLARPTGGEAEFTGEVVETVEAR